In Xanthocytophaga agilis, the following are encoded in one genomic region:
- a CDS encoding DUF1080 domain-containing protein: protein MMKFSFVNIRQTCLFGCALLLSGALLAQNKDVPMKQLSLEDLSNFKPTGSNWQIAGDANADLNQENALKTGKGKGVLVNLPDKKNTSNLTFGFDHADIDLTLDFMMAKGSNSGIYLQGRYELQLLDSWGKKNPSYGDCGGIYQRWDDSKPEGQKGYQGIPPRTNACLAPGLWQHLEVAFQAPRYDASGNKLANAKFLRVVLNGIVIHENVEVTGPTRGAVFPDEKTPGPILIQGDHGPVAFRNIYYKTYGMSIPTLSDLQYSYGKGPFSSDTLKADTKFKVVQSGKTQDLTIENVPAANDYIIRHTGKLNVKSAGKYTFYTQINGFNLLKIDGKILAPLAMTGTWNERSATTDLSAGDHTFEVLVAKRDSWMKPALGVFIEGADVRRMPLNTLSSLPLDAPVNPILINVEGEPKIVRCFIDFEKGTKSKRITHAVSVGSLEGANFTVDLNNGALVQCWRGDFLNATPMWHDRGDGHSDPMGSTLKINDVPNFSVLPTNTTAWPDSLTPEANYRGHGYELDATGLPTFKYSIYGTEVEDMTRPEDGGKRLTRTLKVSGSATNLYCRIAEGKDIVAQPDGSYLIDDKSYFIKLANAAGVKPVVRTVNNRQELLMPVTTGNQISYSIIW, encoded by the coding sequence ATGATGAAGTTTTCATTCGTAAACATTCGTCAGACATGTTTGTTCGGGTGTGCCCTATTGCTTTCAGGAGCATTACTGGCTCAGAACAAGGATGTTCCGATGAAACAGCTTTCGCTAGAAGATTTAAGCAATTTTAAACCCACAGGAAGCAACTGGCAGATAGCTGGTGATGCTAATGCTGATCTGAATCAGGAGAATGCATTAAAAACCGGCAAAGGCAAAGGTGTGTTGGTAAACCTGCCAGATAAGAAAAATACCTCTAATCTTACATTTGGTTTTGACCATGCAGATATTGACCTGACGCTGGATTTTATGATGGCTAAAGGGTCTAATTCCGGTATCTACCTGCAAGGACGTTATGAACTACAACTCCTGGATAGTTGGGGTAAAAAGAATCCTTCGTATGGTGATTGTGGAGGGATTTATCAACGCTGGGATGACAGCAAACCTGAAGGACAAAAAGGCTATCAGGGAATTCCTCCACGTACCAATGCCTGCTTAGCTCCTGGTTTGTGGCAGCATTTGGAAGTTGCTTTTCAGGCACCTCGTTATGACGCATCAGGAAATAAACTGGCAAATGCAAAGTTCCTGAGAGTTGTATTGAATGGAATTGTCATTCATGAGAACGTGGAGGTAACAGGCCCTACTCGTGGTGCTGTTTTTCCAGACGAGAAAACACCAGGTCCAATTCTGATCCAGGGAGATCATGGTCCGGTAGCGTTTCGTAATATTTATTACAAAACGTATGGTATGAGTATCCCAACTTTGTCAGATTTGCAATACAGTTATGGCAAAGGACCTTTCTCCAGTGATACTTTAAAAGCAGATACCAAGTTTAAGGTGGTACAAAGCGGCAAAACACAGGATCTAACTATCGAAAATGTGCCTGCTGCCAATGATTATATAATCAGACACACTGGTAAGCTCAATGTAAAATCTGCCGGAAAATATACGTTCTATACTCAAATCAATGGTTTTAACCTTTTGAAGATAGATGGGAAGATCCTGGCTCCGTTAGCTATGACTGGTACCTGGAACGAACGCTCTGCCACAACAGACCTATCGGCTGGAGATCATACTTTTGAGGTATTGGTAGCTAAAAGAGATTCCTGGATGAAACCAGCGTTAGGTGTTTTTATTGAGGGTGCAGATGTTCGCAGAATGCCTTTGAATACATTAAGCTCATTGCCACTGGATGCTCCTGTAAATCCTATTCTGATCAATGTGGAAGGAGAGCCTAAAATAGTTCGTTGTTTTATTGATTTTGAAAAAGGTACTAAGTCTAAGAGAATTACACATGCTGTATCTGTAGGTAGCCTGGAAGGTGCTAACTTTACAGTAGACCTGAATAATGGTGCACTGGTACAGTGCTGGAGAGGTGATTTCCTGAATGCAACGCCTATGTGGCATGACCGGGGTGACGGACATTCCGATCCAATGGGTAGCACGTTGAAAATTAATGATGTACCTAATTTCTCTGTATTACCTACCAATACTACTGCATGGCCAGATTCATTAACTCCGGAAGCCAACTATCGTGGGCATGGTTATGAATTGGATGCAACAGGCCTTCCAACTTTCAAATATAGTATCTATGGAACTGAGGTAGAAGATATGACTCGTCCGGAAGATGGCGGTAAGCGTCTGACTCGTACACTGAAAGTATCAGGATCTGCAACTAATCTCTACTGCCGTATTGCAGAAGGAAAAGATATTGTTGCTCAACCTGATGGTAGTTATCTGATAGATGATAAATCTTATTTCATAAAGCTTGCTAATGCTGCTGGTGTAAAGCCTGTAGTACGTACAGTAAATAATCGTCAGGAATTACTTATGCCAGTAACAACTGGTAATCAGATCAGTTACTCTATTATTTGGTAA
- the accC gene encoding acetyl-CoA carboxylase biotin carboxylase subunit encodes MSIQKILIANRGEIALRIIRSAKEMGIATVAIYSEADRKALHVRAADEAYCVGPPPSAQSYLQMEKIIEVAKQSGADAIHPGYGFLSENAKFAQLVEDNGLIFIGPSPESIEVMGSKLAAKNAVAKYDIPMVPGIPSAVSEVKIAIEQAARIGYPVLIKASAGGGGKGMRLVEEESQLEEQMQRAISEATAAFGDGSVFIEKYITSPKHIEIQVLGDKHGNIVHLFERECSIQRRHQKVIEEAPSAVLTAEVREKMGQAAVFAAKACNYYGAGTVEFVVDKDLNFYFLEMNTRLQVEHPVSEQITGVDLVKEQIKVAAGEKLSFTQEDLHIHGHAVEVRVYAEDPKNNFLPDIGQLVTYVRPQGAGVRVDDGFEQGMSIPIYYDPMIAKLITFGKDRTEAIDRMKRAIDEYQITGIETTLGFCRFVLEHPAFLDGSFDTNFVNKYFTPDLLQTDANEEEAEIAALLVSQLLQTQNTRKSTIQQTTTNSQKSKWKTQR; translated from the coding sequence ATGTCTATTCAGAAAATTCTTATTGCCAATCGGGGGGAAATTGCCTTACGGATTATTCGTTCTGCAAAGGAAATGGGTATTGCTACTGTCGCCATTTATTCGGAGGCTGACCGTAAGGCCTTGCATGTTCGGGCAGCTGATGAAGCCTATTGTGTAGGACCACCTCCTTCGGCTCAGTCTTACCTGCAGATGGAAAAGATTATTGAAGTAGCCAAACAAAGTGGAGCAGATGCCATCCATCCTGGATATGGCTTTCTATCTGAGAACGCAAAGTTTGCACAGTTGGTTGAAGACAATGGGTTGATTTTTATTGGACCCTCACCAGAGTCTATTGAAGTGATGGGAAGTAAACTGGCTGCGAAGAATGCTGTCGCAAAATATGACATACCTATGGTGCCAGGCATTCCGTCTGCTGTAAGTGAGGTCAAAATTGCTATAGAGCAAGCTGCAAGAATTGGTTATCCTGTATTGATTAAAGCTAGTGCCGGAGGAGGGGGGAAAGGAATGAGATTGGTTGAAGAAGAATCTCAACTGGAAGAACAGATGCAGCGAGCTATTTCTGAAGCAACTGCCGCTTTTGGTGATGGATCGGTCTTTATTGAGAAATACATAACTTCTCCCAAGCATATTGAAATTCAGGTATTGGGTGACAAACATGGGAATATCGTTCACCTGTTTGAACGGGAATGTTCCATACAACGTCGCCATCAAAAAGTAATCGAAGAAGCTCCATCTGCTGTATTAACCGCTGAAGTACGCGAAAAAATGGGACAGGCTGCTGTATTTGCAGCAAAGGCCTGTAATTACTATGGAGCAGGTACTGTTGAATTTGTAGTAGACAAAGACCTGAATTTCTATTTTCTGGAAATGAATACCCGTCTTCAGGTGGAGCATCCTGTTTCTGAGCAGATCACAGGCGTGGATCTGGTAAAAGAACAGATTAAAGTAGCTGCAGGTGAAAAACTATCTTTTACTCAAGAAGACCTTCACATTCATGGTCATGCAGTGGAAGTGCGTGTATATGCAGAAGACCCTAAGAATAACTTTCTCCCGGACATTGGTCAGTTAGTAACCTATGTTCGTCCTCAGGGAGCAGGGGTACGAGTAGATGACGGATTTGAACAGGGAATGAGTATTCCTATTTACTATGATCCTATGATTGCAAAGCTTATTACTTTCGGAAAAGATCGTACTGAAGCTATTGACCGAATGAAGCGGGCTATTGATGAATATCAGATTACGGGAATAGAAACCACACTGGGATTCTGCAGATTTGTTTTGGAACATCCTGCTTTTCTGGATGGCAGTTTTGATACAAACTTTGTGAATAAATACTTTACACCGGATTTGTTACAAACAGATGCTAATGAAGAAGAAGCTGAAATAGCTGCATTGCTGGTTAGCCAATTGCTCCAAACGCAGAATACCCGCAAAAGCACTATACAGCAGACAACTACTAATTCTCAAAAAAGTAAATGGAAAACACAACGATAA
- a CDS encoding gliding motility-associated C-terminal domain-containing protein, which translates to MRLTFTILILLSSFTTFSQVKIQNLYFNSTQNILRLNFANLPPTPTYTGIAGISKSTTEPEIAEGIAHVEDTEGNVIIWVNSNGVYDKTGTLMPGSASILADPSSTEIVICPVPNTTDQFYIFYNKKLCSTLLYAIVDMKQRNGLGDVTTQNNPIDVANTYAEGLEVIKIPCSNEYWLIAYQCSIGFKRFRIGIAGIGTGTLVQSLTITNNNTEANYEGRGELDYHNGKIGYSISSKNRAYIADFNPTTGSLSNGKLLSFISGVNKSNDGMYGVEFSPDATKAYFTDWNNRDIFGDIASNNLFQYDFVTQQIHSWLIPYQTCSLSQSEVEGLGQIELGRDGKLYIPHVKGCQITVIDNPNSTTPTFSTIDVNTVLSTGVSDHIQSEIFVPVSLAASKTSICKGESVTLTVTGNTSTYRWSSGITGNSSSVVVSPESQTTYTVYALNQYGCEDSSSVTIKVKDVTSEISVTTPPSACSLTSVTLTAPANMDLYKWYLDGQLLNNQTQSSLVATQSGSYKVIVSSDDCVAESDEMVIELDTGKLKISNLITPDKDVNHKNETFKIIGTRSTLKLIICNRWGQEVYISSHYQNDWAADNLPDGLYYYYVSSAENCFPPQKGWLHVLRGPQN; encoded by the coding sequence ATGCGTCTTACCTTTACTATACTTATCCTTTTATCTTCATTCACCACATTTTCACAGGTAAAGATCCAGAATCTTTATTTTAACAGTACTCAAAATATTCTCCGGCTTAATTTTGCAAACCTTCCTCCCACCCCAACATATACAGGTATTGCAGGTATTAGTAAAAGTACAACCGAACCTGAAATTGCAGAAGGTATTGCTCATGTGGAGGATACGGAAGGTAACGTAATTATTTGGGTAAATTCCAATGGAGTATATGACAAAACTGGTACACTTATGCCTGGATCTGCAAGTATTTTAGCAGATCCATCTTCAACTGAGATTGTAATCTGCCCTGTACCCAATACCACTGATCAATTTTATATTTTCTATAACAAAAAATTGTGTTCAACCTTATTGTATGCGATTGTAGATATGAAGCAACGCAATGGATTAGGAGATGTAACTACTCAAAATAATCCCATTGATGTAGCCAATACCTATGCAGAAGGGCTTGAGGTCATAAAAATCCCATGTAGTAATGAATACTGGCTTATTGCCTATCAATGTAGTATAGGCTTTAAACGGTTTAGGATTGGTATTGCGGGTATTGGAACAGGTACTTTGGTGCAATCTCTTACGATTACTAACAACAATACAGAGGCTAATTATGAAGGACGTGGAGAATTAGACTATCACAACGGAAAAATTGGTTACTCCATTTCATCGAAAAACAGAGCATATATTGCTGACTTTAATCCAACAACAGGTTCTCTTTCAAATGGCAAACTCCTATCATTCATTTCTGGGGTAAATAAGTCCAATGATGGTATGTATGGCGTTGAGTTTTCGCCGGATGCAACCAAAGCCTACTTTACAGACTGGAATAACAGGGATATCTTTGGAGATATTGCTTCAAACAATTTGTTTCAGTATGATTTTGTTACTCAACAAATACATTCCTGGCTTATTCCTTACCAAACATGTTCCCTTAGCCAAAGTGAGGTAGAAGGATTAGGACAAATAGAACTGGGAAGAGATGGAAAACTGTACATTCCACATGTAAAGGGTTGTCAGATTACAGTAATTGATAATCCTAATTCAACAACTCCAACTTTTAGCACAATTGATGTCAATACGGTATTATCAACAGGCGTATCTGATCATATTCAATCCGAAATTTTTGTTCCTGTAAGTCTCGCAGCCAGCAAAACATCAATCTGTAAGGGAGAAAGTGTTACACTTACTGTCACAGGTAATACCAGCACGTATCGATGGTCTTCAGGAATAACAGGAAACTCTTCATCTGTAGTTGTAAGTCCTGAATCACAAACAACATATACTGTTTATGCGCTGAACCAATATGGATGTGAAGATTCATCGTCTGTTACTATCAAGGTGAAAGATGTCACCTCAGAAATTTCTGTAACGACACCCCCTTCAGCTTGCAGCCTTACCTCAGTCACACTTACAGCTCCAGCCAATATGGATTTGTATAAATGGTATCTAGATGGCCAATTACTCAATAATCAAACCCAATCCTCTCTGGTTGCTACTCAAAGTGGTTCTTACAAAGTAATTGTATCATCAGATGATTGTGTAGCAGAATCTGATGAAATGGTTATAGAACTTGATACAGGTAAGTTAAAAATCTCCAATCTGATTACACCAGATAAAGATGTAAATCATAAAAATGAGACGTTCAAAATTATAGGTACTCGTAGTACACTCAAACTTATCATTTGCAATCGTTGGGGACAAGAAGTGTATATAAGCTCTCATTACCAAAATGATTGGGCTGCGGATAATTTACCAGATGGACTTTATTATTATTATGTGAGTAGTGCCGAAAATTGTTTTCCACCGCAGAAAGGCTGGCTACATGTCTTACGTGGCCCTCAGAATTAA
- a CDS encoding outer membrane beta-barrel protein, which produces MKRLIFVTLFWGVMSTAMAFNSFPEERRDSIIILLGKKTRIAIQTTDKAELQALRNYDLNALVNRVIEIQEKTDTRAGKDTSFVMNGDTVLVRDNQVTIKDTERGESTFSIRIGGKDGDVGSGDSTSNSQPRVYKRKRTSSEWYFDLGLDNYLTGDGKFPEQNLNYTLRPLGSRYVAISHIYKTRIGGSRSPLSLTYGLEASFYNYMFDSNTRIEKGVTGVEFVEVLDGSNVKDLKKSKLTSIYASIPVMPVLQFGHSSRSFRFGVGGFVGYRLHSYSKIKDSDGKKDHETSNFYLNNVRYGVQALVGIRGIDIFFKYDLNPLFTEEHGPDLRSIAFGFRF; this is translated from the coding sequence ATGAAACGGTTAATTTTTGTTACATTATTTTGGGGAGTGATGAGTACAGCAATGGCTTTTAATTCATTTCCTGAAGAGCGAAGGGATTCAATTATTATCCTTTTAGGTAAGAAAACACGTATTGCTATTCAGACAACTGATAAAGCCGAACTACAGGCACTAAGAAATTATGACCTGAATGCATTGGTGAACAGGGTTATTGAGATTCAGGAAAAGACAGATACCAGAGCAGGAAAAGATACCAGCTTTGTAATGAATGGAGATACTGTATTGGTTCGGGATAATCAAGTGACTATAAAAGACACCGAAAGAGGAGAGTCCACTTTTTCCATACGAATCGGAGGAAAAGATGGAGATGTAGGTAGTGGTGATTCTACTTCTAATTCTCAGCCTAGAGTATATAAACGCAAACGTACTAGTAGTGAATGGTATTTTGATCTGGGATTAGATAACTACCTGACAGGAGATGGCAAATTTCCAGAACAGAACCTTAATTATACATTGAGGCCTTTAGGGTCACGATATGTAGCCATATCCCATATTTATAAAACACGTATTGGTGGTAGTCGCAGTCCTTTGTCGCTTACCTATGGATTGGAAGCTAGTTTTTATAACTATATGTTTGACAGCAATACACGAATTGAAAAAGGGGTTACTGGTGTAGAATTTGTGGAAGTGCTGGACGGGTCGAATGTAAAAGATCTGAAAAAGTCAAAGCTGACTTCTATCTATGCAAGTATACCTGTAATGCCTGTATTACAATTCGGACACTCCAGCAGATCATTTCGTTTTGGGGTAGGAGGTTTTGTTGGATACAGGCTACATAGTTACTCTAAAATAAAAGATTCTGATGGCAAGAAAGATCACGAAACCAGCAACTTTTATCTGAATAATGTCAGATATGGTGTGCAGGCATTGGTAGGTATCAGAGGAATTGATATTTTCTTCAAGTATGATCTGAATCCTTTATTTACAGAAGAGCATGGTCCTGATTTACGCTCCATTGCTTTTGGATTTAGATTCTAA
- a CDS encoding TonB-dependent receptor has product MGQELSQIRFSGNFKDVPLSEVLQSLEQQALQQQQRIHFFYETSSTSTLKVHATFTNAPLVQVMPSVLASTQLSYLLYDSHYILLVNKEDLSSLSLSPHMVDSVGRKIHPENIPSIEATNDSQETIREKMNLITTKRGTKTYSITGLLTDATNNKKLEGATVYVEEIRSGVLSDTDGNYQLALPAGTYNLVYSYVGFQSKRRQISVRSNQTINISLLNTDIRLREVVVTAEAVDRNISTTQMGITKLNIRTIKKMPPLLGEVDIVRSVLLLPGVSTVGEGSTGFNVRGGSIDQNLILMDNAPIYNTSHMFGLFSVFNPDIVRDVTLYRGGISARFGGRVSSVLDIQLKDANAQKVTVNGGIGLVASRLAIEAPIIKDKLSFIVAGRGSFTDFLLKNLPNESLRKTRANFYDVNTKVDYRINAKNTLSLSGYISDDFLQINADSILTIAVNSSITQYRWSNKYGVLKWQHFFSEKLTNTTSLTYSNYTAKVINPTAPNEFKIPSRLKQFTIGSDFSYQLNDNHKLNFGIQGIRYFVQPENLDVTLPSDINPIALPTEHGIETAMYLEDDFIINKMLTLTYGLRYSHYLNIGPATVNMYATDSPRESLSVIDSTKYGSGSVIKTYGGLEPRLSLKISLNESSSIKIGYNRMRQYIHLISNTASAIPTARWQLSNTYIKPQMGDQIAVGYFRNIFGNMFETSIEVYYKKIYNFLDYKDNSVVFLNRNIETAVLQGQGRSYGVELLLRKNIGEYLTGWMSYTYARTFAQMKSQFDREQVNEGDWYPANYDKPHTFNLVLNYQLKKRIGFSMNYTYSTGRPVTYPESKFVYGGIIIPDYGLRNQRRIPDYHRLDVAINIDSGYRKKKKVDKSWTFAVYNLYSRNNAYSVFFRQQGGSANAYKLSIFGAAFPSLTYNFKF; this is encoded by the coding sequence ATGGGACAAGAATTGTCTCAGATCCGATTTTCAGGAAACTTTAAAGATGTACCACTAAGTGAAGTTTTGCAGTCTCTCGAACAACAAGCACTGCAACAACAGCAAAGGATACATTTTTTCTATGAGACATCTAGCACATCTACACTAAAAGTTCATGCCACATTTACCAATGCACCTCTTGTCCAGGTCATGCCATCTGTTCTTGCTTCTACACAGTTAAGTTACTTACTATATGACTCTCACTATATTTTATTAGTTAATAAAGAAGATCTATCTTCTCTATCATTATCTCCTCATATGGTAGATTCTGTTGGAAGAAAGATACATCCTGAAAATATACCTTCAATTGAAGCAACTAACGATTCTCAGGAAACGATTCGAGAAAAAATGAATCTTATAACTACCAAACGAGGTACAAAGACGTATTCGATTACAGGGTTATTAACGGATGCTACCAATAATAAAAAACTGGAAGGGGCTACAGTATATGTAGAAGAGATCCGATCAGGGGTTCTGTCTGATACAGACGGAAACTATCAACTGGCATTACCGGCAGGAACTTATAATCTGGTATATAGCTATGTAGGCTTTCAATCCAAAAGAAGACAGATATCTGTTCGCTCCAATCAGACTATCAATATAAGTTTGTTAAACACAGATATTCGTTTGAGAGAAGTAGTAGTAACAGCTGAAGCTGTTGACCGAAATATCTCAACCACTCAAATGGGTATAACTAAACTTAATATACGCACTATCAAAAAAATGCCTCCTTTGTTAGGGGAAGTAGATATCGTTCGCAGTGTTTTATTACTACCAGGGGTAAGTACTGTAGGTGAAGGTTCTACTGGCTTCAATGTGCGGGGAGGCAGCATAGATCAAAATCTAATTTTAATGGATAATGCGCCTATCTACAATACCTCTCATATGTTTGGCTTATTTTCTGTTTTTAATCCGGACATTGTAAGAGATGTTACTTTATATAGAGGTGGGATTTCAGCCAGATTTGGAGGAAGAGTGTCCTCTGTACTAGATATTCAACTGAAAGATGCCAATGCACAAAAAGTTACTGTAAATGGAGGTATAGGACTAGTAGCCAGTCGATTGGCAATTGAGGCTCCTATTATCAAAGACAAGCTTTCATTTATTGTAGCAGGAAGAGGCAGTTTTACAGACTTTTTATTAAAAAATCTTCCGAACGAATCACTTCGCAAAACACGAGCCAACTTCTATGATGTAAATACAAAGGTAGATTATCGTATTAACGCCAAAAACACATTAAGCCTGTCAGGGTATATCAGTGATGACTTTCTTCAAATCAATGCAGATTCCATTCTTACCATTGCAGTTAATTCTTCCATTACACAATACCGATGGAGTAACAAATATGGTGTATTGAAATGGCAGCATTTCTTCAGCGAGAAGTTAACAAACACAACCTCTCTTACATACAGCAATTATACAGCTAAGGTTATTAACCCCACTGCACCAAATGAATTTAAGATACCCAGTCGGCTCAAGCAATTTACAATCGGTTCCGATTTCAGTTATCAGTTGAACGACAACCATAAACTAAATTTTGGTATACAAGGCATTCGGTATTTTGTTCAACCTGAAAATCTGGACGTTACCTTACCCAGTGATATCAATCCAATTGCTCTACCCACTGAACATGGGATAGAAACAGCTATGTATCTGGAAGATGATTTCATCATTAACAAGATGCTGACACTCACCTATGGGTTACGATATTCCCATTATCTGAACATAGGTCCTGCAACTGTCAACATGTATGCGACAGACTCACCTCGGGAATCGCTCTCTGTTATTGATTCAACAAAATATGGATCTGGATCTGTCATAAAAACCTATGGAGGTCTTGAACCCAGACTGTCTCTGAAGATCAGCCTAAATGAAAGCAGTTCGATAAAAATTGGCTATAATCGAATGCGACAATATATTCATCTTATCTCCAATACAGCATCAGCTATCCCAACGGCACGCTGGCAGCTCAGCAACACCTATATAAAGCCTCAAATGGGAGATCAGATTGCCGTGGGTTATTTCCGGAACATATTCGGCAATATGTTTGAGACATCTATAGAAGTATACTATAAAAAGATCTATAACTTCCTAGATTATAAAGATAACTCTGTTGTCTTTCTGAATCGCAATATTGAAACTGCAGTTCTACAAGGTCAGGGGCGATCCTATGGTGTAGAGTTATTACTACGAAAAAATATCGGAGAATATCTGACAGGCTGGATGAGCTATACCTATGCCAGAACTTTTGCTCAGATGAAAAGTCAGTTTGATAGAGAACAGGTAAACGAAGGAGACTGGTATCCTGCCAACTATGACAAACCTCATACATTCAACTTGGTGTTGAATTATCAACTAAAGAAACGTATCGGGTTTTCCATGAATTATACATACAGTACTGGCAGACCTGTCACTTATCCGGAATCCAAATTTGTATATGGTGGTATTATAATTCCGGATTATGGTCTACGAAACCAACGCAGAATCCCAGATTATCACCGCCTGGATGTAGCTATAAATATTGATAGTGGCTATCGGAAAAAGAAGAAGGTAGATAAAAGCTGGACATTTGCGGTATATAATCTCTACAGCCGTAACAATGCCTATTCTGTGTTCTTCAGGCAACAGGGAGGTAGTGCAAATGCCTATAAACTATCCATCTTTGGGGCTGCCTTCCCTTCTCTTACCTATAATTTCAAATTTTAA
- a CDS encoding RNA polymerase sigma factor, with protein sequence MFLRIQKWDNEEKLIRACQRNDAAAQREVYNRYSRRMLGVCTRYIKDQMEAEDVMINGFLKIFEKIDQYQFAGSFEGWIRRIMVNEALQQVRRNKSVFLEVEIETVYNEEAVMHIDGDEFETEDLLALIQQLPDGYRTVFNLYAIEGYSHKEIAEQLGISENTSKSQLSRARGLLQENLRKAEKKMLNVEKQIG encoded by the coding sequence ATGTTTCTACGCATACAAAAATGGGATAACGAGGAAAAACTCATTCGGGCTTGTCAGCGGAATGATGCTGCTGCACAACGTGAAGTGTATAATCGGTATTCACGTAGAATGTTGGGCGTTTGTACTCGTTACATCAAAGATCAGATGGAAGCGGAGGATGTGATGATTAATGGTTTTCTGAAAATTTTTGAGAAAATAGATCAGTATCAGTTTGCAGGAAGCTTTGAAGGATGGATACGACGTATTATGGTTAATGAAGCATTACAACAGGTTCGCAGAAATAAAAGTGTTTTTCTGGAAGTGGAGATTGAAACGGTTTACAATGAGGAAGCCGTTATGCATATAGATGGAGATGAATTTGAGACAGAAGATTTGCTAGCTCTGATTCAGCAACTGCCTGACGGCTATCGCACTGTTTTTAACCTGTATGCTATTGAAGGGTATTCACATAAGGAGATTGCAGAACAATTAGGTATTAGTGAAAATACATCCAAATCACAATTAAGTCGTGCAAGGGGATTGTTACAGGAAAATCTACGTAAGGCTGAAAAAAAAATGCTAAACGTGGAGAAACAGATAGGATAA
- a CDS encoding DUF4249 domain-containing protein translates to MRYPIIYLSCILLASLLTNSCITPYDPDLHTAESRIVIEGLISTLPGPQKVRITHSAVYTNATAGTNIGIPGAIVYVTDDLENRIDYTDIGGGNYETYIQGSIGRYYQLHVITPDDKEYTSEPDLLKPVPQIDNIYWEYNREKKEINVYVDLTDAPTPGDGYLWKWQHYEKLTYCKYSELIVQPNGTSSWTQCRECCTDCWDITQCRSCVNIAGDQYTNGNQIKKQLITSVPYSDYTPYYLLIEQRSLTSNAYAFWNSVKAQTSNTGGPFDAAPAPILGNIKNVANSKEKVLGFFGASDIIQRPYWQDRNQIDDTPNPAQPPFCAPASGPPPICYACIEDAGYRTNFQPPGWNR, encoded by the coding sequence ATGAGATACCCTATTATATATTTATCTTGTATCTTATTAGCTTCTCTGCTGACCAATTCGTGTATTACGCCATATGATCCAGATCTTCACACGGCAGAATCACGTATTGTTATAGAAGGGCTTATATCTACTTTACCTGGTCCGCAAAAAGTACGTATTACTCATTCTGCAGTGTATACCAATGCTACAGCAGGTACCAATATTGGCATTCCGGGAGCAATTGTATACGTTACAGATGATCTTGAAAACCGCATCGACTATACAGATATTGGAGGTGGCAACTATGAAACATATATCCAAGGTAGTATAGGACGTTATTACCAATTGCATGTAATAACTCCTGATGATAAAGAATATACTTCCGAACCAGATTTGTTAAAACCCGTTCCACAGATTGATAATATCTATTGGGAATACAACCGAGAAAAAAAAGAGATTAATGTATATGTAGATTTGACAGATGCTCCTACTCCAGGAGATGGTTACTTATGGAAATGGCAACATTATGAGAAACTAACCTATTGCAAATATTCAGAACTGATTGTACAACCAAATGGCACCTCATCCTGGACGCAGTGTCGAGAATGTTGTACAGACTGTTGGGATATTACCCAGTGCCGTTCCTGTGTCAATATAGCAGGTGACCAATATACTAATGGAAATCAAATCAAAAAGCAGCTGATTACCTCTGTCCCTTATAGTGATTATACGCCTTATTATCTACTTATAGAGCAACGATCTCTAACAAGTAATGCGTATGCATTCTGGAATTCTGTAAAAGCACAGACTTCCAACACCGGCGGTCCATTTGATGCAGCTCCTGCACCCATACTTGGAAATATAAAAAATGTTGCTAACTCCAAAGAAAAAGTTCTTGGTTTCTTTGGAGCCTCTGATATTATTCAAAGACCCTACTGGCAGGATAGAAATCAGATTGATGACACTCCGAATCCAGCCCAGCCTCCATTCTGTGCACCTGCTTCAGGCCCTCCACCTATATGTTATGCATGTATTGAAGATGCGGGTTATCGCACCAACTTTCAACCACCCGGATGGAACAGATGA